The following coding sequences lie in one Lolium perenne isolate Kyuss_39 chromosome 2, Kyuss_2.0, whole genome shotgun sequence genomic window:
- the LOC127333015 gene encoding cytochrome P450 CYP72A616 produces MVLRGALMSSPASLPWSFLVYGTLSFVLLWLLDRLWWHPRRLERALRAQGVRGTSYRFIRGDLIDYARRTREARSRSLPLRCHNIAPLVGPLLHDIVQEHGKTCISWFGVFPKVTISDPDLIKEVLSNKFGHFEKLKFPALSRLLAGGLAIYEGEKWVKHRRILNPAFHLEKLKLMVPAISTCCEELVSTWTRSLGSDGTFEVDVFPELQRLTGDVISRTAFGSNYLEGTRIFQLQSEQAERILATLKRNTIPGYLSLPTKNNRKMHQINREIESILRGLIEKRMQAMQEGENTKDDLLGLMLESNMRTSDEDGQSISGMTIKEVVEECKLFYFAGTETTSKLLTWTMIVLSMHPEWQDRAREEVLGVFGKNNLEYEGLNRLKRVTMVLYEVLRLYPPAVGLIRKTYKEIEIGGVTYPAGVLIELPVLLVHHDPDIWGSDVHEFKPERFANGISKASKNPGAFLPFGWGPRICIGQQLALIEAKMALCMILQHFEFELAPSYTHAPDNRNMMRPMHGAQIKLRAI; encoded by the exons ATGGTCCTTAGAGGAGCGTTGATGAGTAGTCCAGCTTCACTGCCATGGAGCTTCCTGGTATACGGCACCCTGAGCTTTGTGCTTCTGTGGCTGCTAGATCGGCTGTGGTGGCACCCGCGGCGGCTTGAGCGGGCCTTGCGCGCACAGGGGGTTCGCGGCACGTCGTACCGCTTCATCAGGGGCGATCTCATCGACTATGCACGGCGGACCAGGGAAGCAAGGTCAAGGTCATTACCGTTGCGCTGCCACAACATAGCCCCCCTCGTCGGGCCGCTCCTCCACGACATTGTCCAGGAGCACGGCAAGACGTGTATATCTTGGTTTGGTGTGTTTCCCAAGGTGACCATCAGCGACCCTGACTTGATCAAGGAAGTGCTGTCCAACAAGTTCGGCCACTTCGAGAAGCTCAAGTTTCCGGCGTTGTCCAGGCTGCTTGCCGGCGGCCTAGCGATATACGAGGGCGAGAAATGGGTCAAGCATAGGAGGATCCTCAACCCCGCATTCCATCTCGAGAAGCTCAAG CTCATGGTGCCAGCAATTTCTACATGCTGTGAAGAGCTTGTCAGTACATGGACGCGATCCCTTGGTTCAGATGGTACTTTTGAGGTGGATGTCTTCCCAGAGCTCCAACGACTCACTGGAGATGTCATTTCTCGCACCGCGTTTGGCAGTAACTACCTTGAAGGCACCAGGATATTTCAGCTGCAATCCGAGCAAGCTGAGCGCATCCTAGCAACGCTTAAGAGGAATACCATTCCTGGTTACTT ATCCTTGCCCACAAAAAACAACAGAAAGATGCATCAAATTAATAGAGAAATTGAGTCCATTTTACGCGGTCTAATCGAGAAAAGAATGCAAGCtatgcaagaaggagaaaatacCAAAGATGACTTACTCGGCTTGATGCTTGAGTCAAACATGAGGACCTCGGATGAGGATGGCCAATCGATCTCAGGAATGACCATTAAAGAGGTCGTGGAGGAATGCAAGTTGTTCTATTTCGCAGGAACGGAAACAACATCAAAATTGCTCACATGGACAATGATCGTTCTAAGTATGCATCCGGAGTGGCAAGACCGTGCAAGGGAGGAGGTCCTTGGCGTATTTGGAAAGAACAATCTTGAGTACGAAGGCCTTAATCGACTCAAAAGA GTGACCATGGTTCTTTACGAGGTGCTCCGGTTGTACCCGCCTGCTGTCGGGCTCATCAGGAAAACGTACAAGGAGATAGAGATTGGAGGCGTCACATACCCCGCTGGTGTGCTCATCGAGCTTCCCGTGTTGTTAGTGCACCATGATCCAGATATATGGGGAAGCGATGTGCATGAGTTCAAGCCAGAGAGGTTTGCCAATGGGATCTCCAAGGCTTCCAAGAATCCTGGTGCATTCCTACCATTCGGTTGGGGGCCACGGATCTGCATCGGCCAGCagctcgccttgattgaggctaaGATGGCATTGTGCATGATCCTTCAACATTTTGAGTTTGAGCTCGCACCATCATATACTCATGCACCAGATAATAGAAATATGATGCGTCCGATGCATGGTGCACAAATTAAGCTCAGGGCAATTTAG